In Phragmites australis chromosome 18, lpPhrAust1.1, whole genome shotgun sequence, the genomic window aCTTTAAGGTGAACTGCTCCAAGCCCAAGAAAAGGGAGGACAGCGACCACAACTACAACAaacataagaagaagaagaagaagccattcttcaagaagaaccgcgacGAGATGACCAATAAGGCAGCCAAGGTGGCTTCTACGGCATTTATGGTGGCTCTCAAtgacatcgacacctcatcaAGCGAAAAGGAGAGCtcagatgagaaggaacaacaagtgaagaacaagaagatggTCTAGGTATAAAAGATATGAATAAAATGAATTATGCCTTGTTGTGTAAATGATGGTGGAAATTTGAGAACAATGAGGGTATGTGGCAGTCCATTCTTAAGAAAAAGTATCTCTCAAATATTTCAGTTGCTCTTGTGAAACATAAACTTGATGACTTCCCATGTTGGGCTGGTCCGCTAAAAGTGAAGCTTCTTTACCTCCAAGGGAGAAGAATCTTGGTAGACAATGGAAAGAAGGCTAGGTTTTAGGAGGATGCTTGGATGCAGAAAAAACCTTTAGCCAATATTTTCCCTACCATATACAATATCTATCTTGGTAAAAACATATATGTTCTTGAAGTTCTAGAGAGCCAGTGGAATATATCCTTTAGAAGATGGATATCTGCTAATTTAGAAAGAATCAAAATCTGGACATCCCAAATTCATCTGAATGAATGTGAAGATAAGGTAGTTTGGAGTTTTGATTCTAAAGGCAAATACTCTGTCAAATCTATGTATTATTGGTTGATGAGAGTCTCCCAATCaatcatacaaacacatatgGAAAACAAGAATTCCTAAGAAAATTAAGATTTTCATATGGCTTCTAGAACATAACTCTATCCTTATACTTAAGAGGCGATAGAGTGGTGATAGTACTTGCTATTTTTGTACATGGCCTGAAACTTGTAGGCATTCTTTCTATGTTATGTTGCTAAGCCTGTATGGGGTTTTGTGGCCATTTGGATTGGGGCTAGTACCATTCCAAGCTATATCCCGCAATACTATTATTGGATTACAGATTATGTTAAAGCTGATAATTGTTTTTACTCTATGGATTTATCTACCATATATTGGGCAATCTGAAAAGTATGCAATAAGGCCTGCTTTGATAAGAAGTTAATTCGGCACCCTAATGAGATCATTGTACATGTTTGTTCATTGCTAACTTTTTGGGCAAATTATCTCAAGAATATGAGTAAGAATAAGCTGATTTGTGATGCTTAAAGCCTACTTCAGTTGATGTCTCGTGTGATGATGCAGCATCAACCTCCCCGGCCGACTCCAGGTGGCCTTCTGTGTCTTCCCCGAGGTGAAGAGGATAATGATGAGGAACAAGATCCTGAGAGGGATGAAGATCAAAGCTCAAGATACCTTGATAAAGGCTTAATGTTGCCTGTTATGTGAATGTTTATGAAGCTTTATCGTTAGATCGTAATAGTGCTCGGTTCTCTTATCTGTCAGGTGGTTAGAATCTGATACTTGATCCTTGTCATCTGCGTTTTTTGGTTCTCAACTAGTTATCCTCCGTCTGTTTTGTTTCTGGTAATGTAAAAACTAAGTATGGTGTGGTTCCATTAAACTCTTAATGGAAATGGGACATCCCGTTCGAGAAAATAACACATGAACACCGATTCACAGATACCGTGCGAGGGTAATGAAGACCGCTCCGTACACACTTGCTTCGTGCATATCGTGCGAGTGCTCGAGCTCGAACACGGGTTAGCTCGAGCGCTCGTGCTGTACGAGCACCATCCTTACCAATTAGGCTAACGCTCGGATGCTCTGTTCGTCCATGTCCTGATGATAGCTCCTCTGTTTCTTCTTTAGCATATCCCTAATCTCGGCTTGACCCAACTGTTCAGCTTGGAAGCCCACTCCAATGGTCGATCAGCCATCACGTACATGACAGGGCACTCCCGGCGGCGACGATGAAGCTGAGGGAGAGAGCGAGGGCGATCACGACGAGGAGGGACATCGTCTTCATGATATCGTGGGAGATATGAACTTGCAGCAAGTAGTATGCGTTGttaattgataaataaataaatgtggCCTGAAATGAAGTCATCTTGAACTTGCAGGCAGTATGGTCTAGCTGGATGATATACTTGTTgcatttttttctataaaaaaagagaggaactTTGAGTCACTTGCATGTTCGAAATGCAGGGGAAAAAATGGGCGAAATGCCAGAGCACTTGAAGCAGGAAAGTCTCATAATAAGTGTTTATATTCAACATGTTATATACAAAAATCACAGGAATTCAAGATACAAAACGACAAAACACAAAGTTGCAACATCATGTTTgttttcctccaaaaataccGATAGAATAGCCCATCTCATAGAAATTCCGAAAGGAATTCGTTGGAACGGGATGCAGCAGCAATTGATTCGAAGCAGAATCTCTAGAAGCCGCGTCCAACATCTTTTGGCCTGGGACACTAATCTCAAAGCACCTAACCCACAAGTATCGAGCAGGCAGATAGTGATGACACCGGCAACGAGCAATAggcagggattaaaatttcgatgaaattttgcaaactttgagAATTttaaaaggaaatgaaatatctaatttttaaattttcttttactgaCAAGTGAAACCTACGGAACAGATGACAAAAGTTTCGATGAAATTGTGTGAATTTCGACCTTTTCACCGCGgaatgaaaaaattatcaaaacgaaattaaaatccTGGCAATAGGAGGCTGTCGAGAATGGAACCGTCCCGGACAGGACAGGGTAGGCATTCAAACAAACCAACTCATCAGTACTGACACCTCAGTTTGAACTTTACCATATTACATTCGAAATCTGAAATCACATCATTAAATTCAACCGAATATGCTCTGGCTCGTGACTACCGGTTCACATGGCGTTCGGCACAAGGCTGTAGAACAGGGCAGCGAGCAGGGTCTTGTTCCGGTCGGCGAGGTTCATGGCGTTCAACGGCGACGCCGGGTAATTGAACAGGCCTCTCTTGCACCTGTCCATGCCGCGGAGCCCGGCCGTGTACCCTGGTTTCAGGCCTGCGGCCCTGTCGCAGCCGCCCGCCAGGTCGTCGGCGACACGGGCCATGGCCACACGGGCACGGCCGTAGCCCACCATGCAGTCGCCGTACGCGGCCCTCTCTCCGTCCGGGACCGCGCCGCCGTCGAGCAGCGACGTCGCCACGGCCACCGTGGCGGCGTAGGAGTCGAGCGCGCTGCGCGCGGCCGCCATGGCGTGGCTGGTGGCTGGTACTGCCGTGCGGGCACCGGGAAGCGTGCGGAGGCAGAGGTCGCGCATGGGCCGCGTGCCGCAGACCGTCCTGCACGCGCGCTCGGCGGCCATAGAAGGGACCCGAGGGCATCGGCCGCCATCGTCGCCGCCACCTCGGGCGGGAAGCAGGCAGGCGAGCAGcgagaggacgaggaggcggaggagctgAGAGCTGGTGGCTCTTGCTTTGGCCATGGTCGTGATTGGCGTGGCGTGTGGACGGACGTGCTGGTATGGCGTGGCCAGAGTGCCCAGCGTGTATGTGCAGGCGTTTCTTGGTATATATATGTGCACGTCAAAACCGATGGGCAGCAAGATTGGCGTGCGAGGATTTGCTGCGTCCATCACGCGGTGCCTCTCGCCGAGATCGTCTCCGCCTCCCTCGCTCCCTCCCTTCCGATTCTACTCTCTTCCCTGCACCTCCACCCCTTCGCCGCCCGCCCGGTCATGGCGTCCGCCTTCCTTGCCGCCACTGGATTTGGCGTCGCCGACCGGCACCGCGGTTTGATTGCTCGCCCCTCATCCCCGCTGCCACTGAATGCACAGACCTGCCGCCCCCCATGGATGACGCCTTCAGCTTTCTGAATCCCCGCTTCTACAGGTGTGTCTGTGCTATGTGTTTTTGCTATCTAGGTGTTTTTGTTGCCATGTGTAGTAGATTATCTGGTTTCTCTTTGTTTCTCAGAGATTTGTTGGTTGTAATCTGCAAGAGAAGCCTTATATGAGTAGATAAGCCTAAAAATATCGTTACTGGTGTCTCCTAGAATTAGTTTTTAGGTAGTTGCTGATATGAACATATAAGCTTCGTAGCTGAGGGGTTACTAATGTGTTAAACTTCATGAAAAGTCACGTAATGCCTTTTCTTTAGCCGAGACAGGATGCTCTTCATGGAGTTTGGTACAATAAACATGTTTCTTTTATGGTTGCGCTTCATCATGTGATGTATGATTACGCACAAGTTTGTTCGTAGTTTTGCAGCCTACTTATACGTGGTTTCAGCCTCTTTTCTTGGATTTCTCGGTCCGTGTGCTCCTTACATTATTAGATTATATTGAAGTGTTAAGTTAATTACATACGCTCCAGAGTCATCTAGCTCTTTAAGCATAATTGCAGGATAGTTTGAAGGTGCCTTGAGGGACTATTACcacttgatttttcttttatgattaCATCATGTTTCTTATTGTCGGTTGTGGTTGCCGCTGCACTGATATCATGTCTTCACCTCCTGCGAAATCGCTGCCTAATCGACGCCGTACACGGAGTCAAGTTTGTGATTTATTATATATCCTTGCTGCTTTTGTTCGGGTTTATAGTCATATATGGTTTCTGCACTCTATATAACCGTTATGCTGATTACAGATAATATATTTGTTTTTGTCTATAGTCGATGCTCATGCAGTGATGTTGCCACTACATTCCTTGATGAAGCTTCCATGGCT contains:
- the LOC133899418 gene encoding uncharacterized protein LOC133899418 gives rise to the protein MDAANPRTPILLPIGFDVHIYIPRNACTYTLGTLATPYQHVRPHATPITTMAKARATSSQLLRLLVLSLLACLLPARGGGDDGGRCPRVPSMAAERACRTVCGTRPMRDLCLRTLPGARTAVPATSHAMAAARSALDSYAATVAVATSLLDGGAVPDGERAAYGDCMVGYGRARVAMARVADDLAGGCDRAAGLKPGYTAGLRGMDRCKRGLFNYPASPLNAMNLADRNKTLLAALFYSLVPNAM